From the Brassica napus cultivar Da-Ae chromosome A8, Da-Ae, whole genome shotgun sequence genome, one window contains:
- the LOC106362277 gene encoding aspartic proteinase 36-like produces the protein MAVDSPSGVIIIAAVFLHAATTIVCVSDSVLKLERLIPPSHELSLAELRAFDSARHGRLLQSPVGGVVDFPVYGASDPFLVGLYYTKVKLGTPPREFNVQIDTGSDVLWVACSSCNGCPKTSELQIELSFFDPGSSSSASMVSCSDKRCSSNFESESGCSPNNLCSYAFKYGDGSGTSGYYISDFVSFDTVITSTLAINSSAPFVFGCSNLQTGDLQRPRRAVDGIFGLGQGSLSVISQLATQGLAPRVFSHCLKGDSNGGGVMVLGQIKRPDTVYTPLVPSQLHYNVNLQSIAVNNQILPIDPSVFTIATGDGTIIDTGTTLAYLPDEAYNPFVQAISSAVSQYGRPITYESYQCFDITSGDVDVFPEVSLSFAGGASMVLTPRDYLQMFSSSGSSIWCIGFQRSPQQHRITILGDLVLKDKVVVYDLVRQRIGWAVYDCSLEVNVSATGGGRSKDVINTGQWRDSKSSESDYYYYLFLLQVAFLLHILLSRNFLHFL, from the exons ATGGCGGTGGATTCTCCTTCAGGAGTAATCATCATCGCTGCCGTGTTTCTACACGCTGCGACAACAATAGTTTGCGTCTCCGACTCGGTTCTCAAGCTAGAGAGATTGATTCCGCCGAGCCACGAACTTAGCTTGGCTGAGCTCAGAGCTTTTGATTCAGCTCGCCATGGAAGGTTGCTGCAATCTCCCGTCGGCGGTGTTGTTGATTTTCCCGTTTATGGAGCCTCCGATCCATTTCTCGTTGG GCTTTACTATACAAAGGTTAAACTTGGGACACCACCAAGAGAGTTCAATGTTCAAATCGACACAGGAAGTGATGTTCTATGGGTTGCCTGCTCTTCCTGCAACGGCTGCCCCAAGACTAGTGAACTCCAA ATTGAGCTAAGTTTCTTTGATCCTGGATCCTCATCCTCAGCTTCAATGGTTTCATGTTCAGACAAGAGATGCTCCTCGAATTTCGAGTCGGAATCTGGCTGTTCTCCCAACAATCTCTGCTCCTATGCGTTCAAATATGGTGATGGAAGTGGCACTTCTGGTTACTACATCTCAGATTTCGTTTCCTTTGATACCGTCATCACCAGTACCTTGGCTATAAACTCCTCTGCTCCCTTTGTATTCGG GTGTAGCAATTTACAAACCGGAGATTTACAGAGGCCTAGGAGAGCAGTTGATGGCATCTTTGGGTTAGGCCAGGGGAGTTTATCTGTAATTTCACAGCTCGCTACGCAAGGACTCGCGCCGCGAGTGTTCTCTCATTGTCTGAAGGGAGATAGTAACGGTGGAGGTGTAATGGTTCTTGGTCAGATCAAGAGACCTGATACTGTCTATACTCCTCTTGTTCCATCACA GCTACATTATAATGTGAACCTGCAGAGCATTGCTGTGAACAATCAGATATTACCCATTGATCCATCTGTTTTCACAATAGCCACTGGTGATGGGACGATCATTGATACAGGGACCACTCTTGCTTATCTTCCTGACGAAGCTTATAATCCATTCGTCCAAGCT ATATCAAGTGCTGTTTCACAGTATGGGCGTCCCATTACTTATGAGAGTTACCAGTGCTTTGATATCACATCTGG TGACGTTGATGTCTTTCCAGAAGTTAGTTTGAGCTTCGCTGGTGGTGCATCAATGGTCTTGACCCCTCGTGACTATCTTCAGATGTTTTCTAGT TCAGGAAGTTCGATATGGTGCATTGGTTTCCAGAGATCGCCGCAGCAGCATCGTATAACGATTCTTGGCG ATTTGGTTCTGAAAGACAAAGTGGTGGTCTACGATCTTGTCCGCCAACGGATTGGATGGGCAGTATACGACT GCTCTCTGGAAGTGAACGTTTCAGCGacaggaggaggaagaagcaaAGACGTAATAAACACGGGGCAGTGGAGAGATAGCAAGAGCTCAGAGagtgattattattattacttgtTCTTGTTACAAGTAGCTTTCCTTCTCCATATTTTGCTCTCTCGTAACTTCCTCCATTTCTTGTAG
- the LOC106362276 gene encoding UDP-D-apiose/UDP-D-xylose synthase 2 — MANNGAVRLDLDGKPIKPLTICMIGAGGFIGSHLCEKLLNETPHKVLALDVYNDKIKHLLEPDTSEWAERIQFHRINIKHDSRLEGLVKMADLTINLAAICTPADYNTRPLDTIYSNFIDALPVVKYCSENNKRLIHFSTCEVYGKTIGSFLPKDHPLRQDPDFYVLKEDTSPCIFGSIEKQRWSYACAKQLIERLVYAEGAENGLEFTIVRPFNWIGPRMDFIPGIDGPSEGVPRVLACFSNNLLRREPLKLVDGGESQRTFIYIKDAIEAVLLMIENPERANGHIFNVGNPNNEVTVRQLAEMMTKVYSKVSGETAIESPTIDVSSKEFYGEGYDDSDKRIPDMTIINRQLGWNPKTSLWDLLESTLTYQHRTYAEAVKKATSKPVAS, encoded by the exons ATGGCGAACAACGGAGCCGTTAGATTGGATCTGGACGGGAAGCCGATCAAGCCGCTCACGATCTGCATGATCGGCGCCGGCGGTTTCATCGGCTCTCACCTCTGCGAGAAGCTCCTGAACGAGACTCCGCACAAGGTCCTCGCGCTCGACGTCTACAACGACAAGATCAAGCACCTGCTCGAGCCTGATACCTCCGAGTGGGCCGAGAGGATCCAGTTCCATCGCATCAACATCAAGCATGACTCGAGGCTCGAGGGGCTCGTCAAGATGGCGGATCTG ACGATTAATTTGGCGGCGATCTGTACACCGGCGGATTACAATACGCGTCCTCTTGACACTATCTACAGCAATTTCATCGATGCTCTCCCTGTG GTTAAGTACTGCTCAGAGAACAACAAGCGTCTGATCCACTTCTCCACTTGTGAAGTGTATGGGAAGACCATTGGTAGCTTTCTTCCAAAGGATCATCCTCTGCGTCAG GATCCTGATTTTTATGTACTCAAAGAAGATACATCTCCTTGCATTTTTGGTTCTATTGAGAAGCAGAGGTGGTCATATGCTTGTGCTAAGCAACTGATTGAGAGACTTGTCTATG CTGAGGGTGCTGAGAATGGACTTGAGTTCACCATTGTGAGACCGTTTAACTGGATTGGACCTAGGATGGATTTCATCCCTGGCATTGATGGTCCTAGCGAGGGTGTCCCTCGTGTCCTAGCCTGCTTCAGCAAC AACCTTCTGAGGCGTGAGCCTCTCAAGCTTGTggatggtggagaatcacagagAACCTTCATCTACATCAAAGATGCCATTGAAGCTGTCCTCTTGATGATT GAAAACCCAGAGAGAGCCAATGGGCATATCTTCAATGTAGGAAACCCAAACAATGAAGTGACAGTAAGGCAGCTTGCGGAAATGATGACTAAG GTCTACTCAAAAGTGAGTGGAGAGACAGCTATTGAGAGTCCAACTATAGATGTGAGCTCCAAAGAATTCTATGGAGAAGGTTATGATGACAGCGACAAGAGAATTCCAGACATGACCATCATCAACCGTCAACTTG GATGGAACCCGAAGACGTCTCTTTGGGACTTGCTTGAGTCGACCTTAACTTACCAGCACAGGACCTATGCTGAAGCTGTTAAGAAGGCCACTTCAAAACCAGTCGCATCTTAG
- the LOC125577186 gene encoding cyclin-dependent protein kinase inhibitor SMR2-like gives MSKVLEPLEEAKVEEQKPINQEEEGSKQEELFGSLCTPTSSDHKIPELETCPPAPRKRPREIPLTKKKKLSKDLKFFEATDVGSHEVETFFVHNPNHVRKKRRSNSA, from the coding sequence ATGTCTAAGGTTCTCGAGCCCCTAGAAGAAGCAAAAGTAGAAGAACAGAAACCCataaaccaagaagaagaaggatcgAAGCAAGAAGAGTTGTTTGGATCTCTATGTACACCAACTTCAAGTGACCACAAGATTCCTGAGCTGGAGACTTGTCCTCCTGCGCCAAGAAAGAGACCGCGTGAGATTCCTctgacaaagaagaaaaaattgtCCAAAGATCTTAAGTTCTTTGAAGCCACCGACGTCGGTAGCCACGAGGTAGAGACTTTCTTTGTTCATAACCCTAACCACGTCCGTAAGAAACGGAGGAGTAATAGCGCCTGA
- the LOC106433203 gene encoding uncharacterized protein At1g08160-like: MVPPNPPPRTQPHPQALPARGLNPVLCIIIALILLGLLVGLAILITYLTLRPKRLVYTVEAASVQDFAIAKDDHISAKFDYVIKSYNPEKHVSVRYHSMRISTAHHNQSVAHKEIPAFKQHPKNDTRIETQLVSHNVALSKFNAKDLRAETTKGVVEMEVYITARVSYKTWIFRSRRRTLKAVCTPVMINVTSNSLNGFQRVLCRTRL, from the coding sequence ATGGTTCCTCCAAACCCACCACCTAGAACACAACCACATCCTCAAGCCCTTCCTGCTAGAGGCTTGAACCCTGTCCTATGCATCATCATCGCCCTCATCCTTTTAGGCCTCCTTGTGGGTCTCGCCATATTGATCACATACCTCACCCTCAGGCCAAAGCGACTAGTCTACACGGTAGAAGCCGCGTCGGTCCAAGACTTTGCCATTGCCAAGGACGATCACATTAGCGCCAAGTTCGACTATGTGATCAAATCATACAACCCGGAGAAACATGTCTCTGTGAGATACCACTCCATGCGCATCTCCACGGCTCACCATAACCAGTCCGTGGCTCACAAGGAGATCCCTGCCTTCAAGCAGCATCCAAAGAACGACACAAGGATTGAGACGCAGCTTGTGTCGCACAACGTGGCATTGTCCAAGTTTAATGCGAAGGACTTGAGGGCTGAAACTACTAAAGGGGTGGTTGAAATGGAAGTGTATATAACGGCTAGAGTGAGCTACAAGACGTGGATTTTTCGGTCAAGGAGACGTACGTTGAAGGCTGTGTGTACGCCGGTGATGATCAATGTTACATCGAACTCGTTGAATGGATTCCAGAGAGTTTTATGCCGGACTCGtctttag
- the LOC106362278 gene encoding GABA transporter 1 isoform X2: protein MAHHILGPKWGMYYVGPIQMAVCYGVVIANTLLGGQCLKAIYLIMEPNGEMKLFEFVILFGGLLLVLAQIPSFHSLRHINFFSLVLCLLYSALAAAASIIIGNKSNGPEKDYAIVGDKETKVFGIFNAMAIIATTYGNGIIPEIQATLAAPVKGKMFKGLCMCYAVVIVTFFTVAISGYWAFGNKANGLLFTNFLNPETNHYLVPTWFIFLINLFTVLQLSAVAVVYLQPINDILESALSDPTKKEFSIRNVIPRLAARSLFVVVATIFAAMLPFFGDVNSLLGAFGFMPLDFVLPVVFFNFTFKPSKKSFIFWINTIIAVLFSCLGVIAMVAAVRQIVLDAKTYKLFADV from the exons GGCCAAAATGGGGAATGTACTACGTGGGACCAATACAAATGGCGGTCTGCTATGGTGTGGTTATCGCCAATACCCTCTTGGGAGGCCAGTGCCTTAAGGCAATTTATCTGATAATGGAGCCAAACGGTGAAATGAAACTCTTTGAGTTTGTGATTCTTTTTGGAGGCTTGCTCTTGGTTTTGGCACAAATCCCATCTTTTCATTCTCTACGTCACATCAACTTCTTCTCCCTCGTCCTATGCCTTCTCTACAGTGCTTTAGCCGCTGCTGCATCCATCATTATTG GAAATAAATCAAATGGACCGGAGAAAGACTATGCAATAGTTGGTGACAAGGAAACCAAAGTGTTTGGGATCTTTAATGCTATGGCTATTATTGCTACTACATACGGCAATGGCATTATACCAGAAATTCAG GCAACATTGGCGGCACCAGTAAAAGGAAAAATGTTTAAAGGATTGTGTATGTGTTACGCAGTAGTGATAGTGACATTCTTCACCGTAGCCATCTCAGGATACTGGGCGTTTGGTAATAAAGCCAATGGACTTCTCTTCACCAACTTTTTGAATCCTGAGACAAACCATTACTTAGTTCCTACATGGTTCATTTTTCTCATCAACCTCTTCACCGTCCTGCAACTCTCGGCCGTTGCCGTG GTGTATTTACAACCTATAAACGATATTTTGGAAAGTGCACTTAGCGATCCAACAAAGAAAGAGTTCTCTATCCGCAATGTCATCCCTCGACTAGCCGCCCGTTCACTCTTCGTCGTGGTTGCTACAATCTTTGCGGCAATGCTTCCATTTTTTGGAGATGTAAACTCTTTGCTAGGTGCTTTTGGTTTCATGCCTCTAGACTTTGTTCTGCCTGTGGTGTTTTTCAACTTCACGTTCAAGCCATCTAAGAAAAGCTTTATCTTTTGGATCAACACTATAATCGCCGTGCTGTTTTCTTGTTTAGGGGTGATTGCTATGGTCGCGGCAGTTAGGCAGATTGTTCTTGATGCCAAAACGTATAAACTCTTTGCGGATGTATAA
- the BNAA08G27080D gene encoding uncharacterized protein BNAA08G27080D, translated as MATTLNRFLKQKCRSVYRNQHQVLFNLTRYENHESLPSRLPALRSTTRSFLDFYQFGNKKAIEDERARLNDEMNRGYFADMKEFKEHGGKIAAASKTLIPAVSAMKFPVLAVTSSNGKIMKLPVTSNSNEVNKESLDVPKVTLVCLSFRASSQDMISSWSKPFVESFGDRKDLQLFEVSFIDKWLLGLAPIKKLLLRVLRKPNNSENSVLQRQIVYSFGDHYHFRKQMKVLNLLTGYILLLDKSGRIRWQGFGTATPEEVAQLLSCTSLLLKDQ; from the exons ATGGCGACGACCTTGAATCGATTCCTGAAGCAGAAATGTAGATCAGTGTATCGGAACCAGCATCAAGTCCTCTTCAATCTCACTCGCTACGAGAATCACGAATCTCTCCCTTCGCGATTACCAGCTCTTCGATCAACCACACGCTCGTTCCTCGACTTCTATCAG TTTGGGAACAAGAAAGCGATCGAGGACGAACGTGCTAGACT TAATGATGAGATGAATCGAGGATACTTTGCTGATATGAAAGAGTTCAAAGAACATGGTGGTAAG atcgCTGCTGCTAGCAAGACTCTAATCCCTGCTGTCTCGGCCATGAAGTTTCCGGTGTTAGCAGTGACTTCCTCTAATGGGAAAATCATGAAGCTGCCTGTTACTTCCAACAGCAATGAGGTTAACAAAGAGAGTTTGGATGTTCCTAAGGTGACATTGGTGTGTCTGTCTTTCCGAGCTAGCTCTCAG GATATGATCAGCTCGTGGAGCAAACCATTTGTTGAATCGTTTGGCGACAGGAAAGATCTTCAGTTGTTTGAG GTTTCATTTATAGACAAATGGCTGTTGGGTTTGGCTCCCATAAAGAAACTACTTCTACGAGTCTTGCGAAAACCGAACAACAGCGAGAACAGTGTCCTCCAGAGGCAGATTGTTTACTCATTTGGGGACCATTATCACTTCCGAAAACAAATGAAAGTTCTCAACCTTCTCACCGG GTATATTCTCCTACTCGACAAATCCGGGAGAATAAGATGGCAAGGCTTTGGAACAGCAACTCCAGAGGAAGTAGCTCAACTTCTCTCCTGCACCTCACTTCTCTTGAAAGATCAATGA